The following are encoded together in the Drosophila biarmipes strain raj3 chromosome 3L, RU_DBia_V1.1, whole genome shotgun sequence genome:
- the LOC108035682 gene encoding LIM/homeobox protein Awh isoform X2 has protein sequence MKTELRSCAACGEPISDRFFLEVGGCSWHAHCLRCCMCMCPLDRQQSCFIRERQVYCKADYSKNFGAKCSKCCRGISASDWVRRARELVFHLACFACDQCGRQLSTGEQFALMEDRVLCKAHYLETVEGGTTSSDEGCDGDGYHKSKTKRVRTTFTEEQLQVLQANFQIDSNPDGQDLERIASVTGLSKRVTQVWFQNSRARQKKHIHAVREPEGSSFARHINLQLTYSFQNNAQNPMHMNGSKAGLYPTHESSMDELSQDSSVHCMPSEV, from the exons ATGAAG ACTGAGCTGCGTTCCTGCGCAGCGTGTGGGGAACCAATCTCGGATCGGTTCTTCCTGGAGGTCGGCGGCTGCTCCTGGCACGCCCACTGCCTCCGCTGCTGCATGTGCATGTGCCCCCTGGACCGCCAGCAGTCCTGCTTCATCCGCGAGCGGCAGGTGTACTGCAAGGCCGACTACAGCAA AAATTTCGGCGCCAAGTGCTCGAAGTGCTGTCGCGGCATCTCCGCCTCGGATTGGGTGCGTCGGGCGAGGGAGCTGGTCTTCCACCTGGCCTGCTTCGCCTGCGATCAGTGCGGACGCCAGTTGTCCACCGGCGAGCAGTTCGCCCTCATGGAGGACCGGGTGCTCTGCAAGGCTCATTATCTGGAGACGGTCGAGGGTGGCACCACATCGAGCGACG AGGGCTGTGATGGCGATGGGTACCACAAGAGCAAGACGAAACGGGTGCGCACCACCTTCACCGAGGAGCAGTTGCAAGTGCTGCAGGCCAACTTCCAGATTGACAGTAATCCGGATGGCCAGGACCTGGAGCGGATCGCCTCGGTGACCGGTCTCAGCAAGCGTGTGACGCAAGTGTGGTTCCAGAACTCGCGGGCGCGTCAGAAAAAACACATACATGCTG TACGCGAACCGGAAGGAAGCTCATTTGCGCGTCATATTAACCTGCAGTTAACGTATTCATTTCAGAATAACGCACAGAATCCAATGCATATGAACGGCTCTAAAGCGGGTCTATACCCGACTCATG AATCCTCCATGGATGAATTGTCGCAGGACTCTAGTGTGCATTGTATGCCCAGCGAGGTGTGA
- the LOC108035682 gene encoding LIM/homeobox protein Awh isoform X1, with protein MKTELRSCAACGEPISDRFFLEVGGCSWHAHCLRCCMCMCPLDRQQSCFIRERQVYCKADYSKNFGAKCSKCCRGISASDWVRRARELVFHLACFACDQCGRQLSTGEQFALMEDRVLCKAHYLETVEGGTTSSDEGCDGDGYHKSKTKRVRTTFTEEQLQVLQANFQIDSNPDGQDLERIASVTGLSKRVTQVWFQNSRARQKKHIHAGKNKIREPEGSSFARHINLQLTYSFQNNAQNPMHMNGSKAGLYPTHESSMDELSQDSSVHCMPSEV; from the exons ATGAAG ACTGAGCTGCGTTCCTGCGCAGCGTGTGGGGAACCAATCTCGGATCGGTTCTTCCTGGAGGTCGGCGGCTGCTCCTGGCACGCCCACTGCCTCCGCTGCTGCATGTGCATGTGCCCCCTGGACCGCCAGCAGTCCTGCTTCATCCGCGAGCGGCAGGTGTACTGCAAGGCCGACTACAGCAA AAATTTCGGCGCCAAGTGCTCGAAGTGCTGTCGCGGCATCTCCGCCTCGGATTGGGTGCGTCGGGCGAGGGAGCTGGTCTTCCACCTGGCCTGCTTCGCCTGCGATCAGTGCGGACGCCAGTTGTCCACCGGCGAGCAGTTCGCCCTCATGGAGGACCGGGTGCTCTGCAAGGCTCATTATCTGGAGACGGTCGAGGGTGGCACCACATCGAGCGACG AGGGCTGTGATGGCGATGGGTACCACAAGAGCAAGACGAAACGGGTGCGCACCACCTTCACCGAGGAGCAGTTGCAAGTGCTGCAGGCCAACTTCCAGATTGACAGTAATCCGGATGGCCAGGACCTGGAGCGGATCGCCTCGGTGACCGGTCTCAGCAAGCGTGTGACGCAAGTGTGGTTCCAGAACTCGCGGGCGCGTCAGAAAAAACACATACATGCTGGTAAGAATAAAA TACGCGAACCGGAAGGAAGCTCATTTGCGCGTCATATTAACCTGCAGTTAACGTATTCATTTCAGAATAACGCACAGAATCCAATGCATATGAACGGCTCTAAAGCGGGTCTATACCCGACTCATG AATCCTCCATGGATGAATTGTCGCAGGACTCTAGTGTGCATTGTATGCCCAGCGAGGTGTGA
- the LOC108035682 gene encoding LIM/homeobox protein Awh isoform X3 has translation MKTELRSCAACGEPISDRFFLEVGGCSWHAHCLRCCMCMCPLDRQQSCFIRERQVYCKADYSKNFGAKCSKCCRGISASDWVRRARELVFHLACFACDQCGRQLSTGEQFALMEDRVLCKAHYLETVEGGTTSSDEGCDGDGYHKSKTKRVRTTFTEEQLQVLQANFQIDSNPDGQDLERIASVTGLSKRVTQVWFQNSRARQKKHIHAGKNKK, from the exons ATGAAG ACTGAGCTGCGTTCCTGCGCAGCGTGTGGGGAACCAATCTCGGATCGGTTCTTCCTGGAGGTCGGCGGCTGCTCCTGGCACGCCCACTGCCTCCGCTGCTGCATGTGCATGTGCCCCCTGGACCGCCAGCAGTCCTGCTTCATCCGCGAGCGGCAGGTGTACTGCAAGGCCGACTACAGCAA AAATTTCGGCGCCAAGTGCTCGAAGTGCTGTCGCGGCATCTCCGCCTCGGATTGGGTGCGTCGGGCGAGGGAGCTGGTCTTCCACCTGGCCTGCTTCGCCTGCGATCAGTGCGGACGCCAGTTGTCCACCGGCGAGCAGTTCGCCCTCATGGAGGACCGGGTGCTCTGCAAGGCTCATTATCTGGAGACGGTCGAGGGTGGCACCACATCGAGCGACG AGGGCTGTGATGGCGATGGGTACCACAAGAGCAAGACGAAACGGGTGCGCACCACCTTCACCGAGGAGCAGTTGCAAGTGCTGCAGGCCAACTTCCAGATTGACAGTAATCCGGATGGCCAGGACCTGGAGCGGATCGCCTCGGTGACCGGTCTCAGCAAGCGTGTGACGCAAGTGTGGTTCCAGAACTCGCGGGCGCGTCAGAAAAAACACATACATGCTGGTAAGAATAAAA AATAA
- the LOC108035682 gene encoding LIM/homeobox protein Awh isoform X4 encodes MKTELRSCAACGEPISDRFFLEVGGCSWHAHCLRCCMCMCPLDRQQSCFIRERQVYCKADYSKNFGAKCSKCCRGISASDWVRRARELVFHLACFACDQCGRQLSTGEQFALMEDRVLCKAHYLETVEGGTTSSDEGCDGDGYHKSKTKRVRTTFTEEQLQVLQANFQIDSNPDGQDLERIASVTGLSKRVTQVWFQNSRARQKKHIHAE; translated from the exons ATGAAG ACTGAGCTGCGTTCCTGCGCAGCGTGTGGGGAACCAATCTCGGATCGGTTCTTCCTGGAGGTCGGCGGCTGCTCCTGGCACGCCCACTGCCTCCGCTGCTGCATGTGCATGTGCCCCCTGGACCGCCAGCAGTCCTGCTTCATCCGCGAGCGGCAGGTGTACTGCAAGGCCGACTACAGCAA AAATTTCGGCGCCAAGTGCTCGAAGTGCTGTCGCGGCATCTCCGCCTCGGATTGGGTGCGTCGGGCGAGGGAGCTGGTCTTCCACCTGGCCTGCTTCGCCTGCGATCAGTGCGGACGCCAGTTGTCCACCGGCGAGCAGTTCGCCCTCATGGAGGACCGGGTGCTCTGCAAGGCTCATTATCTGGAGACGGTCGAGGGTGGCACCACATCGAGCGACG AGGGCTGTGATGGCGATGGGTACCACAAGAGCAAGACGAAACGGGTGCGCACCACCTTCACCGAGGAGCAGTTGCAAGTGCTGCAGGCCAACTTCCAGATTGACAGTAATCCGGATGGCCAGGACCTGGAGCGGATCGCCTCGGTGACCGGTCTCAGCAAGCGTGTGACGCAAGTGTGGTTCCAGAACTCGCGGGCGCGTCAGAAAAAACACATACATGCTG AATAA